The nucleotide window AATCGTTAACACTCTCAGAATTCACTTCAAGAACGAATCATCCGGGGCACTATGCGCGGCTGAGCAGATAGGCCTCAATAAACCCGTCCAGATCGCCGTCGAGCACGGCGTCGGTATTGCCCACCTCGAAGCCGGTGCGGTGATCCTTGACCATGCGGTAGGGGTGCAGCACGTAGGAACGAATCTGGCTGCCCCAACCGATCTCCTTCTTCTCTCCGGTAATGGTCGCTGCCTCTTCCTCTTTCTTGCGCATCTCCAGCTCATAGAGCCGGGCCTTGAGCTGTTTCATGGCGGTGGCCCGGTTTTTGTGCTGCGAACGCTCGTTCTGGCAGGCAACGACGATGCCGGTCGGCACATGGGTGATGCGGATCGCCGATTCGGTCTTGTTGACGTGCTGGCCGCCGGCGCCGCTCGAGCGGTAGGTGTCGACGCGCAGGTCCTTATCGTCGATCTCCACCTCCACCTCGTCAGAGATTTCTGGAAAGACGAAGACCGAGCAGAAGGAGGTATGCCGGCGGGCGTTGGAATCGAAGGGAGAGATGCGCACCAGGCGGTGGATGCCGATCTCGGCCCGCAGCCAGCCGTAGGCGTAGTCGCCCTCGACGGTAAAGGTAACCCCCTTCACCCCGGCCTCCTCGCCGGGCTGATAATCTGTGATCTCGGCCCGGAAACCCCTCTTCTCGCAGAAACGCAGATACATGCGAAGCAGCATCTCCGCCCAGTCCTGCGCCTCGGTACCGCCGGCCCCGGCATTGATGCTGACGATGGCATTACTGGCGTCATGCTGACCGGAGAGCATGCGGGCGAACTCCATCTTCGCCACCTTCTGTTCCAGCGCCGGCAGCAGTTCGCGGATCTCCGCCAAAGTCGCTTCGTCCTCTCCCTCTTCACCCAGTTCGGCCAAAACCGAGAGGTCCTCCAACTCCTGCCAGGACTCCTCCCACCCGTCGACCAGCTTCTGCAAAGAGGTGCGCTCCCGCAGCAGCTCCTGGGCCTGGTCACCGCGGTCCCAGAAGCCGGGTCGGGCGATCTCCGCCTCCAATTCAGCCACCCTCTCCTTCTTGGCGGCTATGTCAAAGATACCCCCTCAGCTCAGTGAGCTTACTCTTCAGGTCGTTCAACACTTCCTTCTCTTCACGAAACATGACGGTTCCTCTCGTTATAAGTTGAGGGGGGGATTATAGCGATTGCCCTGTGAATGAGCAAGGGGCTGTTTTCTCAGGTTCTGTCGAGGCGTCGGCGGGTTTTTACCAGCCAGCCGACACTGAGCAGAAGGAACATGACAGGGAAAACATCACCGAAGCGCGTATAGAGCGTCGGCCGGGCGCCCAGACCCACCTCCCCTTGCAGATAGAGGGCTTGGAAAATGGGGCTCTGAGCGATGATGCGTCCAGACGGAGCGATAAAGGCGCTGATACCGGTGTTGGCGGCGCGGGCGATCCAGATGCGGTTTTCGATAGCGCGAAAGCGGGTCATCGCCAGATGCTGGTAGGGGGCCGACGAACGGCCGAACCAGG belongs to Desulfuromonadales bacterium and includes:
- the prfB gene encoding peptide chain release factor 2 (programmed frameshift), which translates into the protein MFREEKEVLNDLKSKLTELRGYLDIAAKKERVAELEAEIARPGFWDRGDQAQELLRERTSLQKLVDGWEESWQELEDLSVLAELGEEGEDEATLAEIRELLPALEQKVAKMEFARMLSGQHDASNAIVSINAGAGGTEAQDWAEMLLRMYLRFCEKRGFRAEITDYQPGEEAGVKGVTFTVEGDYAYGWLRAEIGIHRLVRISPFDSNARRHTSFCSVFVFPEISDEVEVEIDDKDLRVDTYRSSGAGGQHVNKTESAIRITHVPTGIVVACQNERSQHKNRATAMKQLKARLYELEMRKKEEEAATITGEKKEIGWGSQIRSYVLHPYRMVKDHRTGFEVGNTDAVLDGDLDGFIEAYLLSRA